The DNA sequence GCTGGAGagtgtattacagtatattcaagTTAACTGACTTTCTCTTCAGTGTCAGTCCATCAGTAACATTTCCTGTCAGCGCATGATGTGTCTGAACAAAAAGTCGGAATTTGTCATAGTGCCTTACCAGCTGATCGACTGCCTCGTTGCCCACCAGAGCTTCCCCAACAAACAGCACAAGGTCGGGCATGTTGACTGCGATAAGTTTGGCCAGGGCTGTCATTAAGGGGGCGTTGTCCTGCATACGCCCAGCAGTGTCCACCAGCACCACGTCAAAAGCCTGGTTGCGGGCTGGAGGGAAGAGACACAGAAGGTGTACGTGTGACTTTACCATATGGGTGACATTAATCATTAATGGAACACCTCATCATCACTGCAGCTTCATAGGTTAAATTTCCACCTCTACGTCTCTTTTTATAACAGATGTGCAGAATCAACAAGCTTTTCGATCTCGTGGTATAATAGTCAACAAGAAAGAAACTATTTTACCATATGCAATGGCCTCCATCGCAATTCCAGCGGCATCCTTCCCGTAGCCCTTCTCATAGAGCTGGACGACGAGCCGTCCTCCGTGCTTCTCTGGAGGATGCAGAGAGTTCAGGCGGCGCTGATGAGTGCGGAGCTGCTCCACCGCCCCGGCACGAAACGTGTCACAGGCTGCGATCAGCACTGTGAAACCGTTCTCTATCAGCCAGTAGGAGATCTGGACCGAGACAAGGACAAGTTTGGCTCATGTGAACATGTGTGGGACACAATCTGGACATGCTGAGAGgtaaaatgtatcaaatgaaCTGATAATTAAAAAGTGACACTGAAGCAAATATCTACCAACTATACCAAAATACTtgatattgtttattgtttttacatatttaagaACAGgccttttttcacagaagacattttgacatgtcacagtggTGAAGGCACAGGTGTTGAATTTTTGAAGAACCCACAAACCCTTTGCAAATGCACACAGTGGTCAGGGGTTGAACATTGCCGCAGGCTGTGGATGAGCTGGGTCAGCGGAAACTCTTTTCACCAAAATGTAGGTTAAGTGTTGAACTGAAGGTTCAATGTAAAGATTGCGACTTGTATACTGTGCTCTACTAACGGGGCTTTACATGACCAAACACTTTCACAAAACAAGGAACAACCCACACAGGAAATTCCCCTGGAAGTGGATGCTTGTGTGGGTTAAAGATCAGCAAACCACAGACAAATTAACATAGAAGCACTTACTGGATTTGGGGGGATATGTGATTATGCTTGTAACAATGACAACTGACCTTGGCTAGGTTGTGGACTTTCCAACCCCATTTACACCACAAAATGTAATGACAAAAGGCCTTCGCTGGCTCTGTGCCTCCATGACATCTCGCAGAATGTCCACTCTCCGCTTGGGCTGCAGGATCTGCACCAGTGAGTCTTGCAGGGCCTGCTTTACCGTTGAGGCAACAGCTACAAAACACGGAAGAAGAAAAGGGCTTTGTTGAGCATTGTGTATTCATCAAGCACTATTCTGCATGCTATACGTTTACTGACACACATAATCTGATATCATTTAATCACTGTAGTTCTTCTATATGTTATTGATATAGATAACAAACGGTACACAGATAGGCTGACGACAAGTTACACCGAGTGTCTAATTCAATAAAACACATCTATGATGCAACATATGCACTTAACCCCTTTAGCTTGAGGATCTGTGGGATGTTTCTAATTGCTgagcatcattttaaaaatcacaattcTGTGTATATGAAATGGAGAGAAAGGATCTATTTTAATCCGTTTATTGTGGTAATGATACCAAGTGTTTGGGAAAACAAATTACtgtaatcacattattttcccaGCATGTAGACCAGTGCTCATAGGAGACGAATCAATTTAAGAGAATACCTCATGCTCATCTGTTCCCTTCTGGGCTTAACCAAACGAGGATTGTGATGTATGGTTTATTGTGGGTAAGTTGTATACATGCTTAAAGTTTACTTACTGGTGAATGTGCCCATGACTTTGCCCTCCAGTTTCTTGGCTACAGAGTCACAGAGTTGGGAGGCAATGTCGGCTGCTACATTCTTTGCTACGGGATGATAAAGGAGAAGAGTAAATAGCAGACAAGCCAGTTTCTAATCCTGCAGAATGAGGACGATGAGTGAGAGATATCATACCGATGAGGTGGTCCCTCATCTTCTCCAGAACTGACTCCATGTCCTCCCGGGTCAGGCTCTTGGAGCCTACCAGACCCTTCAGCATCCCAAACATGCCCCCAAAACCGCCACCTTTTTTGGAGCTGAGAAGATTTCAAATGATCATAAACAGATGAAGCTAAACACATGTTTACAGTGCATCTTACATTTGAGACATGAAGCAAAACATGCAACACATTtgaaatccaaaaataaaataagcttTCTTACCTTGCCTTGCTTGTCTCAGGGACAAccactctctcctcttcctcctccatctcttcttcttcctcctcggACTCGTAGTCCACAGACAGCAGGTCTCCCTTCATGGAGCTTAGCTGCATCCCCTGAAAAGCATCCATGACATCAAGAACTTGGCATCAGAACCTTTACTTTAACAGCATTAATGTGACTAAAACAGATGTCTCTTTAACTACAAAACCTCTTAGTGATGGATGGAGGGGAAGGGTACATACTGGGTCAATTTGTGCTTCCTGGTTCTGGTCACCACCATTGGGGGAACCGTCTCCATTCCTTTCACTGTAGTCCAGGTTCTTGGTGCTGCTACCACCCATGTCCCAAACACGCATTTGTTTCTCACGAGGTTTCTGAGGCTTTGGAGACTTACTATGAGTAAGATGACAGAACATCAGAATTAAGCGATGCAAAACAAGCAGTTAAACATGCTTTACACTAGGAGACAGAGCAAAACCTGATTAGTATAGAAACACACGTATGCCCAATTGATTACTATGGTTCTGAGGTAACATTGTACgcaacacatttattaaaaacaaatcaaattttaatgCTCTTTAATTTTAAGCAATACCTTACAAGGATTCACTGGGGATCAATATTATGCACATCACTGAAGTGTATCAAATttgaaagatttaaaaacactgcacattATTTGTCTATAAAGCTCTAATGGGAAAACTGCCAAACTATCTCTGTTCTCTGATCACATCTAAATCCAGCAATTACAATGTCAGGTCACAGGACATTTTAAGTTTAGCTGCACCGTATTATCAAGCAGAACTTGGACTGTTTGAATAAAAGgattgaacaaaataaataaaaatgaaagggaTTCAGGGTCCTGTGAGCTATTAGTTTTCACAGATTTGTGCATTTCTCTTGACAACATCGTTTTGTgcctgctgctggtggtgaGGTACAGTGAGTGAAACGTAATGTACCTTTATCAACAACATTTACTTGAACTATATCTTGTTAGATAtttcataaacatgttttctcttACCTGGATTTTTCAACAGGTCCCGCTGTGCGCTTACGAAAGaattcctctctctttttctgcatGATCTCTTCAGGGGTCAAGCCCTGGTTACCATTCTCAACCATCTTCTGGCCAGCAGATGAGGCCTTGCCTTGATCCACTTTGACAGGCTCAGCTGCAGGAGCTGGAAAAGATTGGAAATTAAATCAAGTAAGGACTGaaattgatgatgatggtgatgatgattatgatgatgctACATTAGCTATTTAGAACAAGCTTATTTAGAACAACCACGTCTAGCAGCACTTACCCTcctttttggtatttttattcttcttgcCACCCTGTTCCTTGCCTTTGTCCCCACCCTTCGTCTCAATCATTGACTTCACAGTTTTTTGGGATTTCTCGGACTCCTTGAAGGTCCGCATGGGGGCAGGGCCTCGAGCTTTGCcgctctcctctgcctctcttgTGGTTAAACATTTGTTATGTGTCAGCAAGAGCAGAACAAGAAAGGTTATGGTTAGTGATTCTTTTGATTCTCACAGCTTCATTGGACATTTTTTTATGATATAGGGTAAACTTTATGTTACCACTTGCACTTGAGAATTTCCTGGCAATAACCATGACACACTTGACTTAAAGCTACTGAAGTTTGCCATGTACTGGTATAATAAATCAAAGATACATTTATATAACTCACCgcagacacaaaacaatatTATGCCTGCAGTTCTCCAAGACAAGAAATTCCCTCCATGAGTGAAACTGTTTGTCTTTACCTAAGAAGCATCTTGAAGTCATCTTCGAATTCAAAGTTGTTGCTGAGAAGCTTCAACGCTCCCTTTTGCTCCAGCTCATTCTTATAACGATCCCTAAAATGAAGCTGAACGTCATCTATGAACTTGTCCACATAGGTCAGCGTCAGGATCTTTTGAAAACCCACCTGGGTTACAAAAAAAGGGGTAAAGATCGTTAACGTGTAAAGATAAAGACAACATGCAGCCCACAACCTGGTAGTATttggttttcattcattcagtgtgTGAGTAAGAAACTTACCACAAAAATCAACTCAAACTCATTATCCAGCTTGTATTTAAGACTCAGGGCCTCATGAGTAAATGAATTGTTCCCACTTCGCTCCTGAAACATCACAAACATCGTTGACATGTCAACGGGAGATAAACACACATGTCGTTGTTACAGCTGCTACATCTTTAGCCTTCTGTGCCTTCTAAACAATGTGTAAGAAGTCACTGTAGCACAAActataaacaaaaaacagcttaCAATTCGTAATAAGGAGAATTTAGGCTATTTACACCTCAGAAGGTCCCTTGTTTAGTACACTAACGTTACGCAATAAGCTAGCGTTTGCTGCTACCTattagcgttagcattagctgtCAAAGCCATACCGAGAATTAGAAAAATGCAGATAAGTTAACTGTCACAGGTTTCCACCTGTCATTGAGGCTCACCTGTAGGATCACGGAGCGGATCAAGGCGTTGACAGGCCCGGTGAAGGATTCAGTGACTCCAGCTCCCTGAAAACACCACAACACTATCCCCCCTTTGCTGAAGATGGTGAAGAAATCGAGCATCTTGCCACCACGTATCTagatttaaaaagcaaacacggagggaaaaaaaaggtgaaactAAAGCCCTGCGTCAAATTGAAAGTTTCGTAACGCATTTTAAAGCGCTAGTGCCTGCTCTTACAAGAATTAAATCTTACCAGATAATACTTGAATAGATAGTAAATCCCCCACCAGTGAGAAACTGTTTTAGACACGTCAGATGCAGAACCAGGAAGTGACGTTTTCTTccggcgttttttttttttttttttaaatgaattttgcGCATGCGTTGTCTGATGACACAGCCTGCCAACTTGACGTCAGCACAACTCCCCCAGCCAACATGGGTACTTAACATAatagatgtatttttaaagtgtattttattgtaattaagTACACATTTGTGATACTTTATCTGACATCATGcgttagtgtttttttttagtgtctttttttttttaccagtctCTTCTGAAAACcttaaaaacctttctattcaggaaggctttttcatcttaacgattatcattattattttctttaagttGTTTGTCCTATGTTATTAATGCtatagcactttgagtttcacaaTGAATGCAAAGTGTGGAACAAATTAaacttttcattattattattaatattattacatgCAAAAAAGTGATACGTTCATAAAATGTGATGGCATTGTTATGGATTAAACTACCCTGGGTCAGTTTAACCTGCTGTAGGGCACAGGTGCAGAAATGAACTGTGGGTCTTTACCTTCATTAAAGGCCTTCATCATTTCAGTTCATAGTTTGCTGTAGATGTGCATGAATTattttcaaacaaatgtttCCAGGGAGATTGGAGCCTTTGCTCCCGTGTGGCAGTTGCCCAGTTGGTAATATTTCTTATAATATGGTActactttcatttttacataGCCAACGGAAAAATGAAGTGAGGTACTTCTTGTGTAAACAGGACCATATTGTGGTCAGTTTTAAGCATGTGCTTCACCAACTTTTTAATGACCCAACAAGAAAGACAGTCCATAAAATCCCACATGACTTCCTCTAATGTGAAAATGCTTTAGCTACAGTGGTTATATCATTTATCATTAGTTGGTCACTCTACCCCAACATTAGCCTATATTGCATATACATTTTGCCAATATTACTtatttttacttacttacttaattTTACttgtatgaatatttttttataatctgGTATTACTTTTACTTAGCCTAAGTAAAGGAAGTGAGTTACTTCTTCTTGGGTAGACATGACCATactgtttgtggttttaagaATGTGCTTCCGACTTTTTAAATAGCTCAACAAGAAAGCCACTCCATAAAATCCAACATATGCTAATGATTTCCCGTAATGTGAGAATTTAGTTACAGtggttttatcatttatcattagTTGGTCACTTTACTCTGGGCAAGGACTGCAGACAGGGGATCAGAAAGTAGTATAACCGTAACctatgaaatgttgtttttgttgaaaataattatATTGAACTTGTCCATATACCTACTTCTGAAAAAGGGTTAACTGCCCGCTCAGTGAAGTATGAAATTTGAGACATTTTGCATCAGAAATTTGGTTGCACATGTTGTGGCTCCACGTTCAGCAGCCAGCAACTTCCTTCTATTTATAGCAATATCACAGAGACAAAGTTTTCACTTCGTCTTTGTTACATTCGTTCGCTGTCGTTGGACTATGTCACATTGTTGCaacaatgatttgttcagctaccATCTGTGATTCCTGGACCATGTGCGCCATGAGTCagacaaatcatttaaaaaatatgagaCCATCAAAATTTTATTGACTGGAATGATCTTGGAGAGGCGTGACAAACATGACAATGCCGTTAACAACATGCTTGGTGAGTTAAAGTTTCAGCCATTCAATTTGTAATGTGAAACTTATCtttgattcctttttttttgggtCAGGGCAGGGTTGTTGATCTATAGCTATGCTTTATTTCCTCCCTCTGTTCGTCTTGAATTGTGAGGAGATTACACTTTTGTGGAATAGATGAAAATTGTTCCGAATACACATTGTTAATGTCGCTATACAGTACATATTAATGTTAATGCTTTCACAGCCTTTATGGCTCATTGCTTGAAGAATTCACAAGTATTTTAAAAGTCAGTATTAAGTCAGAAATATATACAGATTGtcttctttctgtttcaggCTGGTTCCAAAAACTCTTGAAATCAAGAGAATCATCATCAACATGTGAACAAGAAACCAAAGTGACAAAAAATTCATTGACTTCTGTTAGCAGTTTATCATCTTCATTTACATCATCATCCtgttcttcatcatcatcaccaggGACAACCCCCTCTAAACCACCACAGCTACAGTCTGCTCTGAGCTCATCGCTGCGATGGAGTCTAAAATATGATGTGTTAGTGTGCCACAGTTTAGAGCCCAGTGACACTGAACAGGCTGTACGCCTGGTCTCTTTCCTGGAGGCCTCGCCCCGCAGCCTTCGGTGCTTTCTTTTGCACAGGGACATCTGTCCAGGAGGTGCATTTTCCACAGAATTATGTGAGGCTGTACAGAACAGCCACTTGAGGGCTCTGCTTATCACTCCTAACTTCCTGCAGGATGATTGGTGCATGTATGTGATGAACCAGGCTCTGGCAGAAGGGCAAATGTTCAATCGCATACTTCCGCTGGTTCACAACTTGCCACACTCTCTGTACCCTCAGGAACTGAAGTTTTATTTCTACATCGACCTGAGCAAGAATCCTGACCGATGTTATACTCTTGTCAACAAAACTGTGCTCAAGTGTgagtaatggaaaaaaaagttcttttgGCTCAAATTAAACATAATTTGAGCCTGGTCTTAGGCccaaatttgaaatgaaatcttTTGAGATCTTTTTTCAGTCGTGGTCTTAAGTTAACCCATGACAATATCAGTGgccaactgttttttttcctctcctgacAAATGTCGAATTAGCATTTTGGTTACTTTGGCTCAGCAAAAAAGGAGGCAATCTGCaaatgatttaaacatttttggagGAGAATCGATCTTTAATAATATCCACTTGTTTTCTTCTCCAGACCTGCAAGACATGGTTAAAAATGAGAAGACACTTGATTGCAACATGGACAGCTCTAGCAGTGGATTAAGTGGGGAGACCAGCTAAAATCAAAGTATGATCTTGCTGAGACAATTCCGCTGGACGTGAAAGAAGACAGATGAAAGCTTCAAGGACGTTTGCTGTCATCAAGGCAACAGTAATTAAAGAATGAGATGAAGGGCATgaggctccaaatggaaaaacaaTGCTGCTATTGACTGACTTCAACTTTAACCAACCTTTCATCACATTGTGTCAGTAAAATGAAGCTACGGTTTTATTACTTAGACTTTTCTTCACTCTTTATTTGTGCTTGATCAATATTGGGTGTGGATGTTCATACAGTGAGCAGGAAACTACTCACTCCACTTATTTTCTGTAACATATCCAGAGAAGTGCAATGTACTTCTTTAGATACATATTGTGATCATTTGTCTTGATAGTCTCATCTTGCAACCCACTCAGTTGAATTGCACCCCATCATTTAAGTGTACAATAAAGGGGACTATAGCACCATAAATGCATGTGATCCTCCTTTTAACAGAGTAAAAAACAGCAGTACTGTGTTAGGATGAAAATATTGTGATACAGATCATTTTACCACTAGGTGGAGTACTTTTCTATAGTATCCAGTAGAGAATGGTAGTGAGGGAATGTCAGAGTTGATCTAGCTGGTACTGTATCTCTATGTCCATCATGTGCGTGTCTgcctgtcataggctactttcagggacaaatTTAAGACTTAAGACCAATTGATTGGGGACGACTTGTCCAATCAGGCACAAAAGCTGTGTCCTCAATGGGGAAAaggctgatttttgggtcagtgatTAAGGTTAGGTTAAGGGTAGGGGTAAGGGTTAGGTTTAGTCGAgcagtggttatggttagggctAGGATAAGTCTGacattaatgtaagtctatgtaatgtccccaaaagttaCCTAGGACAgcgtgtgtgtggttttgtgtgagtgtgtgtgagagtaagATAAAAAGGAGAAGACGCACCCTCAATAACAGTTGACTATGACATATCCTCTCTGCTGAACAGAACTTTAAGGAATAGAGAAGCAGTGTAATTCCTGTTGAGAAAACACCTTTATATTTCCCGCTACTTTCTATGAACAATCTCTTAAACACAGCAGGAGGTCAGACTTACAGCTCTGATCCGCTGGCATATTCTAAGGCAGAATATTTCTGACTGAGTGGTTTTAGCTCAGCTATTTGGAAGAGTCTGAACATGTCGAAAATTTGGAAGGAACACCCTTTCTCCTTCATCCAAAGAAAAACTTTCAACTCCCTGTTATGTATGATCAAGTTACTTTTGAACCGTAATAGGTTACATATTACTAGTTGCCCTATTAAAATTGTAAtaagttatattattatataagttattataattttaattaCTTCAGCATAGTAATATAACTTATTTCATTACTTTTCtaagaaatgttttaatctgGGAAATAAAGCTGATTTGAGCACATACTGCCAAATGAATAGAGCCTGTGTAAAAGCAGAGACAGCTGCTTGTAAGCCAGTAGCATAGGCAGAAACCACAGACCAATCATACTTTATAGGTTCTGAAATATGTTAACCAAAATAGGCCGTTAAAACAATACTTGCCTGAATGCACCACAGTTTAATCATACAAGCCTTATACATCATCAGAGGTAAAGTTGCAGGCACCAAGATCAACATTAATAGCATTGTGTAGCCTGGCATGGCAgccacatattcacacacactgacagatgcAGCATCATTAATCAAGCATATGGACAGAGGTACACCAGCACCAACATGCTCAGTAACGTTAAAAATGACACCTGAACATAGCCGGGCACGGCAGCtacataaaccacacacacacacacacacacatacacacacacacagatggcagaaacagcaacatcaaCATAAAATCCAATTGTGCACCCAACAAAACTATACCCAATAAACCATAATATTAAAACAGGCAATAGGCTTCTACAGTTGGAAATGGTGAATTAGCTTAACTTTGATGATTACAGCAGGAGACGATGGGCCTTGGTGTTGcacactgaaattatttcattgCAGTCCAATGATTCAGTCACATACTGCTGCTGACAGGGAAAGGGCCGAATTAGCAGCCACATACGTGTCATTGCTACTTGGCACTTGTTGAGGAGAAACTTGTGCAGGAATAGGTGTCTGGGTTGAGAGTGATGTCTAAACCTGAGCTGaattctcttcctcctgctcctcacgTCTTTTTGTGACAAACTTGGGCAAACTGCTTTGTTTCGCCATACTTTTCATCTTAACCTACTTTAAAAGCAGCTAGTTAGCAGACAGCAGGCTTCTACTCTTCTGTGCAATGTGCGGGATGTACACTGAGCGAAAGGAGAGGGGCTGTTTGCAACCTGGCATTTGCAAAATGCACTGCCACAAAATTCTGATGTATCAACATCATGTGGTGCACTCAAATTTGTCCCAAACATGGATGTATCCGTGGTCCCAAAGGCTTTCCTGAGTGCTGACCCGCGTTGTCCAGAGATATGCCAAAGGAAAGCATTCCTGCATggtgaaaaaagcaaaagaatgaATATAAGCTTTTTACCAAAAAGAATATTTTCGGATGTAACCCCTTTGTAATAACCAACATTTTCATTAGTAATAGTgatttaattacatattttttctcagtAACTGTAATGGATtacaattttattcattttttaattgtataGTGTAACACTGTTACATGTAACTGGTTACTCCCCAACAGTGTGTATGATTACTGGCAGTGCTTCTTTTCAGATAGTTGGCAATCAACTGGATCATAACCTTTGTGTTCCTATAATATTATCTTTTGACGcatgcaccccccccccccccccccccccttgcaTAAGGCACCATCTGTTTCCACGAAGTGCTTTATGCTTTCTTTTTATGAGTTTTATTAATGCTGTATCACCATCCCcaaaacaacagacatttaGTGCCACAATAAAAGACCCATGATAATCGCCTCTTTTGTGGCAAGCCAACATTGTAACATATAAATTGAGACTAATCTCTGAAAGGCACAGATGTTCTATGAGGCTTTTGTTGTTACTATAACAAGTCATCCTTCcgatgacacacacacgcacacagtgtGAGATGTGAGATCTGAATGCTTACTGAAAGGCAATTTCACATTTAACATAATATAAACTGTTATATGAAAAGTAACTGTGATATCATTAGCCAagacacatcacacacatataaagctatctttcatttttatttgagaaGGTTACAATCTGCACTGGAAAATATCATACAGATGCAAAATATCATACATAACTTAAATATAgaagttttattatttcaagTTATTTCAACCtaaaatttctaaaaaaaaaaaaaattcatttcaATACCATTTCAGAACTCATATTTATGAGTTGAAGTCTTTTGACTTGAAATAAtgagttgaatgaatgaatgaactgttTCTACAGAAGTTTTTgtgaagtttgaagaaaacaaacatgatagaaactgactgtgtgtctttaatacatgttaaaataaGTAATGGtagttattttcatcatcaacaataaaaacaatgcaaacCATGATGAGGGATAATACTGAATTCAGTCCCTACCCCGTACACTACAATGACAATGTCACTGAGTGCAGCGTTGCATGTATACTTTGCACTCTATGACTCTCTGACTCTACAGAGCCACAACAGCAGACGAAGCTACAAGTTGGTAGTTCCAAATACCTGTTTAATGAATGAGCATTTCTAAATCCACTGAACAAAGACAGGATGTTGACACAATGTGTAATATTTAGTCAAGGTAACTTTTGGTGGTTACAAGAACCATTTGTTGATTTAACCAAAAATTTTAAAGCGGCCATTTCACTCATAATTAAAGTTGTTGTTGAAACAACAAGTTACATTTTACAATGTgtgatttattaaaatgtttagaaaAATTTTGATTCGGATGAAATAGGACACGATTCAGTGTACAGTAGAGTTCATTTTGAAATTGTGACAAAATATATTCATCATCAAAATATATGCTGCTGGAACTGAAGTGCATGTGAACAGAGATGCAATTGCTTAGCTTAGAGAAAAAGTGTAACTACAAACAACATAGTGACTACAAATGGAGAAGATAAACCCCATGGCTACAAAACAGCTTTGAATAATGCTACAAAGCTGATGGGAAATTAAGGGAACGATTAGATGTTTAATAACTTTTTAAGTCATATTAAGCTAACACCAAAAGGCAGCAGTGTAACGTTATGTACTAGCATCTAACAGGATATTGCTTGCATATGGAAGTTTAGCCAGGTAACCCAGCTAGCTAAATTGGCTAACCTCATGCTTTTGACATGTTTGTCTTATTTGGAGTATTAAAATTACTATCCATCCAAGGACACACAATATAACAACAGAACACTTTTGATAGTCACGTCCTGTCAATTTTGAATGGCGGTGCATTTGCAATTTCTTCTGGTTAATTTTaagttaaagatgaaaaaaacaaaaggttcTGGCTTCAGTAAATTCTGGACAGTGGTCTGTCAGTTTGGATACATTTCAACCTGGAGGcagtttgttgatgttttaaactaattaaaactaGACTAAAATGTTCACAAAGTTTTTGTTAACTAATCTATGGATGATTGACTAAAACAAGTTTAAAACGGGGAGTGTTTTTGTCGACAAAGACTGAAAATTGACTAAAATGAAGTTGACTAAATACGACTAAAACTCACATGTACTTTTGATCTCAGGACTAAGACTAAGACTAAATCTAAAAATGACTCACATGAAACTGTTGGAAAGCCCCTGAATGGGTGTGCAAGCTATGTGTCAGTATCCTTAACCTTTCAGCATGAagcaagaagagaaagagaggagaaagtgcAGGCTGTATGATGGCAAGCTGGTGTAAATTGGACCACCAACAGTATGGAAAAGCACTCAGCTGTAAGTCAGCATGGTGGTCTCTACTGGGTGTGGCAGTACTGACCTGGACGTTTCTATCTGTGGTGAGTAAATTCAGCTTGCAGTGAAGCACCAGCTGGGTTAATTAAAGGAAAGCAGGAGATCCAAACATTTTATTGGGTTTCTAGTGAAATTTAGCCATACAGTGAAATGAGACGTGAGAGGGCTGTTAGTAAAACTGAGCACAAAAATGTAAACCCACATGCCTACAGCATGAACATGTACAGCAACACTACTTGTTAGATGCAGTCAGATACATTTTTCACCATCTACTTTTCCTGCAAACAAATATGctttacaaattaaatgttaaatgtctttgattgtaattttgctttattgtgtttatattttacgtttctatatttatatgctttttttatgcTGCCTTTCTATGAAACCACCGTATTTTTGTGGGACAATAAAGATTTGATCTTCTTTGACCACAACTATGATCACACACTGAGTTACAAAATGCTCAAAATAGGATTACATTATGTCAATTTTATGGAAAGAGACATTGTTCTCTACTATTTTCTGCATTTGGTGCAGAGAGAATGTATAGTACCCATTGTATGCTGAGTCACACATGAATTATGGACACCACAACTTGATAATGAAACGCTGCAGTGGAATTAGAAGGCCTGTAAA is a window from the Thunnus thynnus chromosome 7, fThuThy2.1, whole genome shotgun sequence genome containing:
- the srpra gene encoding LOW QUALITY PROTEIN: signal recognition particle receptor subunit alpha (The sequence of the model RefSeq protein was modified relative to this genomic sequence to represent the inferred CDS: substituted 1 base at 1 genomic stop codon), with product MLDFFTIFSKGGIVLWCFQGAGVTESFTGPVNALIRSVILQERSGNNSFTHEALSLKYKLDNEFELIFVVGFQKILTLTYVDKFIDDVQLHFRDRYKNELEQKGALKLLSNNFEFEDDFKMLLREAEESGKARGPAPMRTFKESEKSQKTVKSMIETKGGDKGKEQGGKKNKNTKKEAPAAEPVKVDQGKASSAGQKMVENGNQGLTPEEIMQKKREEFFRKRTAGPVEKSSKSPKPQKPREKQMRVWDMGGSSTKNLDYSERNGDGSPNGGDQNQEAQIDPGMQLSSMKGDLLSVDYESEEEEEEMEEEEERVVVPETSKASSKKGGGFGGMFGMLKGLVGSKSLTREDMESVLEKMRDHLIAKNVAADIASQLCDSVAKKLEGKVMGTFTTVASTVKQALQDSLVQILQPKRRVDILRDVMEAQSQRRPFVITFCGVNGVGKSTTXPRSISYWLIENGFTVLIAACDTFRAGAVEQLRTHQRRLNSLHPPEKHGGRLVVQLYEKGYGKDAAGIAMEAIAYARNQAFDVVLVDTAGRMQDNAPLMTALAKLIAVNMPDLVLFVGEALVGNEAVDQLVKFNQALADHSMSDKPRLIDGIVLTKFDTIDDKVGAAISMTYITGQPIVFVGTGQTYNDLRSLNARAVVSALMKA
- the tirap gene encoding toll/interleukin-1 receptor domain-containing adapter protein isoform X1, translated to MNFAHALSDDTACQLDVSTTPPANMGWFQKLLKSRESSSTCEQETKVTKNSLTSVSSLSSSFTSSSCSSSSSPGTTPSKPPQLQSALSSSLRWSLKYDVLVCHSLEPSDTEQAVRLVSFLEASPRSLRCFLLHRDICPGGAFSTELCEAVQNSHLRALLITPNFLQDDWCMYVMNQALAEGQMFNRILPLVHNLPHSLYPQELKFYFYIDLSKNPDRCYTLVNKTVLKYLQDMVKNEKTLDCNMDSSSSGLSGETS
- the tirap gene encoding toll/interleukin-1 receptor domain-containing adapter protein isoform X2, which translates into the protein MILERRDKHDNAVNNMLGWFQKLLKSRESSSTCEQETKVTKNSLTSVSSLSSSFTSSSCSSSSSPGTTPSKPPQLQSALSSSLRWSLKYDVLVCHSLEPSDTEQAVRLVSFLEASPRSLRCFLLHRDICPGGAFSTELCEAVQNSHLRALLITPNFLQDDWCMYVMNQALAEGQMFNRILPLVHNLPHSLYPQELKFYFYIDLSKNPDRCYTLVNKTVLKYLQDMVKNEKTLDCNMDSSSSGLSGETS